The sequence GGGATATCAATACCCTTATATGTAGTGACAACAGTATGGACACCTATACTACCTATTATAACCATGATGTTTTCTGGACAAAAATTAATGCTGCGGGAAAACTTGAGTGGTTCCGGAAAATCCCAAAGGACACTATGGTACCGCGGGCGCGGGAACAATGGGATTCAAATTTGTTCATGCTGCATCGGGGAATTATTTCCTGTTTAAAGATAACCTGAAGAACCTGCATATTGCTGAAGGTGAAGACACCAGGGTATTCCCCGCATTTTTTTTACCGTATCAATGGCAACCAGTTGATCCCAGGTACTGCCAGGTTGACCTTTTTTATGTACACTCATTTTATCCTGTATAATCCTCAATTCATGGCATTCCTGCTTTCCAGGGCTTATTCCAGCAAATACTTTTGACCTGTTAATTAAAATAAATAGCAGTAAACCAAAAAGTATGAAAAAGATATTGTTGTTGCTGGCCAGCGTTGTGTTATACAATGCTGCCTCAGCACAGGTAAAAGTAGGTGTTCAGGGAATTGCAAATCTCAGTAGTGCCGATCTTGATACAGAAGAAATGTTAAACCCAACCAAGAACCAGAAATTGTTTTTTAGTGGTGGTATTGTAGTGGAAGTTCCCATCAATACATCATTCGGCATTCGTTCAGGCGTTGATTTTTTATCGAAAGGTGTTGGGCTGAACAGTTCAGTTGGGGAAGTGGACGGCGAAATCAGTTCTCTGTCCTTTGAGAGCGATGTTAAATTGAATTACCTGCAGCTGCCTGTTCAGGTGGTGTATAACATCCCCGTGAAAAGTGTACAGCTGAACGCTGGTCTTGGTGGTTATGCGGCCTATGGGGTAAGTGGCAAATTGCAACTGGAAACGACTACCACTTTCACCGATGGTGGGAAAGGGGTTGAAGTTGAAGAGCTGGATGCATTTAAAAAGGAAGAAGATGGCGGCGCTGAATTGCAACGGTTTGATTTTGGTGTGAATGCCTCAATCGGCATCAAGGCAAGATCAGGTCTCTTCGCTAATATCAGCTACCAGCTTGGCCTCACCAATATTGCTGCAGAGCAGGATAGTAAATACAAGAACCGCGGACTGCAATTGGCCATTGGATTTATCTTTTAATACTGAATACAACTACAATGAATAAAAAGAAAACTATTTTAGTAACTGGCGCTACAGGCGCACAAGGTGGGAGCGTCGCCTGGGTATTACTCGGGCAAGATAAATTCAAGGTTCGTGTTTTGACAAGGGATACCAGCTCGCCAAAAGCCATTGAACTGGAGCGGGCCGGAGCAGAACTGGTGTATGGTGATCTTAACAAACCCGATACACTGGTCAATGCGATGCAGGATTGTTATGGGGTGTATGGTGTCACCAATTACTGGGAGCATTATGACAAAGAATTCCAGCAGGGCAGGAACCTGGTTAATGCTGTAAAAAAAACGGACATCAAGCATTTTGTTTTACATACCCTGCCCAGTTACAGCATTTTAAGTGAAGGTAAGTATCCAACACCGCATTGTGATATTAAAGCCCAACTGCAGCTGTATACGATCAGCCAAAGCATCCCGGCAACATTTTTACAGGTGGCATTTTATTATGAGAATTTTTTAAATTATTTTCCTTTGATCCGGCATGATGATGGAAGTTATCATTTTGGGTTTCCACAGGGAGACACCCGGCTGGCCATGGTGAGTGTGGAAGATGTGGGTGGCATGGTTGCTGCCATTTTTGACCATCCTAAGGAATATACAGGCAGAGTGGTTGGCGCAGTAGGGGCTGACGAAACCTGTGAAACATATGCCGCTATCCTTTCAAATGTATTGGGCAAAGCCGTCTGCTATGATTATATCCCAAGGGAACAATATGCAGGTTTTGGCTTCCCGGGTGCAGAAGAACTTGCTAACATGTTTGAAGTCCAAAGGCTGCATATCAAGGGCCGGCAACTTGACCTTATTGAAAGTTATGCGCTGAATCCTGCCATGCAAAGTTTTGTGGGATGGGTTAGTAAGCATAAATACCAATTCCTGGCTGCCATGAATAATGGAGAGCAGGTGCTGATCTGAAACAGTTCGTACCTCAAAAAAATTCAAATCATTGCCAAAACGACTGTCATGGATTCTGCGGCCAAAGTGGTAAGGGTATCCTGCCTGGTTAATACAATGGGTTGCAACGATTGCCATTACCCCAGACGAATGGGTCCAAAGCGCCCGGAACTTATTCCTGAGTTAAGGTTTTCGGGAGGGCGTAAAGATGCGCAAATTCCATCCATTGACACGATGGCCATCAAAAACGGATGGAACTTATTAGGGCCAGATTTCAGGGTGGCAGTGGGGGGCTGGGGTGCGTCTTTTTCCGGCCGCGACCTCCTGCCACCCATGCCCTGGATCGTATATAAAAACCTGAACGATGACGACCTGTCTTCATTTTATCATTTCCTGAAAACAACCACTCCGGCAAATAATGTGGTTTCCGCACCTATACCTTTTGCTGATTTACCAAAACTAAAAGGGGAAAACTGCTTCCTGAAATAATTTATACCTGCCATATGCCCCGGCAATGGGGTATATGTTGCGGTCACAATTCATACACGATTTTCCTCAATTCATACGGGAAACTCCGTTAAATCGCACACCCGGAACCTCCAAAAGTGCTGGAAAATAGTAATTTGACAAGGTGTTATGACAATACAATTACCACAATACACAGGAAAGGATTACCTGGTTCTGGCCATGGTGCTCCTGCCTTTCACTATCCTGATGAATTCCATTGTGTTTGGCACGATGTATTATTCCGGACTGCCATTATTCCTGGAAGCCACCTTAATTACAGGCCTCGCATTTGTATTGGATTTCACCTTATGTGGTTTCATTGCAGTCTTACTGAAAGAAAGATTTCCGGATGAAAATCAGGCTGGCAGGAAACTTAGTCTCATGATCATTACTTTCCTGGTGGTCTCCGGATTATTCCTGCTGCTATTGTTCAAAGGTTATGAGATCATCAATTTCCATGGTTATACTTTTAATGAGCGCGGGTTTATCTGGGCCTATGTTTTCCAGGGTATCCTGAATATTTTCCTTACGTTTTTATTTGAAGGAATCGCCCATTTCCAGAACTGGCAGGCCAATCTCAGGGAAACTGAAGAACTGCAGAAGGCTTACCAGCAGGGACAATTGCAGGGATTAAAAAGCCAGGTGAACCCGCATTTCCTGTTCAATAGCCTGAACTCACTCAGCAGCCTGATCCAGGATGACGAAGAAGAGGCGGAACTCTTCCTGGATGAAATGACCAAAGTGTACCGGTATATGTTGCGGAATAGTGAAGACCAGTTAGTACCAGTGCAAACGGAAATCAAATTTCTGGAATCATACATCTACCTGCTCACCAAAAGATATGGCGAAGGTTTGTTGGTAACCATAGAGATTGACCCGGACGACCTGGAGAAAATGTTGCCGCCGCTTGCTTTACAGGTATTGATCGAAAGTGCCTTTACACAAAACATGACCAGCAAAGCAAGTCCTTTGCGGATCGATATATATTCAGAAAATCAGCAATTGCTTGTGAGGAATATCATTCAGCCGAAGGTAGTTAAAGATACTTTTGACGATGAACTGGGGCTGGATAACCTGGTAAAAAAATACATGTTGCTGAATCGCTCTGCTGTGGTGATCGATTGCTGTTCAACGCACCGTGTGGTAAGGCTTCCCCTGATCGCAAAAAAAGAGGAGGTGTTGGTATGAAGCCCTGGTATACCCCAACAAAGTTGCAGCGATATGCTTTTTATTCAGCAGTGCCGGTGGTCGATATCCTGATCAACTATATTTTATTTGATGACCGGTTATTCCGGGAGATCAAAATCTGGATTATTTCTGTTCCACTTGTTTTTTTCCTTGGATGGGTGACCTGGAGGACCCAGACCTTATCGGGAAATTTCATCAGGTTCAAATTGCCGCAGCTAAAGCAGACATTTCGGCGAATTAGTATCCTGTCAGTTTGTTCAATTCCTGTGATGGCATTTTCTTTGTACCTGGTCTTTTACCTGTATGCCAATTTCCGGATCCTGGAGTACCGTTTCAATAATGAAGATATTTTACTGGGAGTTGGGTTTTTGTCCGGCATCAGTATAATTTTTGAAACCTTGTTTGAAGCGGATTTCATATTGAATAAATACAAGGAAAGTGTACAGGAAAGAAAGCAAATGGAACACTTATCCATGCTCACAGAATTTGAAATCCTGAAGAACCAGGTGAACCCGCATTTTTTGTTCAATTGTTTTAATACACTGTCATCCCTGATCGGCGAGGATAAGCGACGGGCAGAGCAGTTTCTGGATGAACTCAGCAAAGTGTACCGCTACCTATTGCGCAATAATGAAGACGGACTAAGCACGCTGGAGAATGAGATCAAATTCATCCAGTCTTATTTCCTGTTGCTCAAGACACGCTACGGGGAATCGGTCCAGATGAATACCGATATTGATAAAAAATACAGTGGCTACCTGTTGCCTTCCCTCAGCCTGCAACTGCTGGTCGAGAATGCTGTAAAGCACAATATATTATCCAAGACGAATCCACTACTGATCGATATCCTGACAACAGCAGGAAACCAGCTGGTGGTAAATAACAATATGCAAAGAAGGGCAGTAAAGGCGCCCGGCAATAAGATCGGATTGGAGAATATCAGGGCTAAATACCAATTGCTAAACAGGGAAGGTTTCCAGGTGATGGAAGATGAACATAATTATACAGTAGTCCTGCC comes from Flavihumibacter fluvii and encodes:
- a CDS encoding porin family protein, translating into MKKILLLLASVVLYNAASAQVKVGVQGIANLSSADLDTEEMLNPTKNQKLFFSGGIVVEVPINTSFGIRSGVDFLSKGVGLNSSVGEVDGEISSLSFESDVKLNYLQLPVQVVYNIPVKSVQLNAGLGGYAAYGVSGKLQLETTTTFTDGGKGVEVEELDAFKKEEDGGAELQRFDFGVNASIGIKARSGLFANISYQLGLTNIAAEQDSKYKNRGLQLAIGFIF
- a CDS encoding NmrA/HSCARG family protein, with the protein product MNKKKTILVTGATGAQGGSVAWVLLGQDKFKVRVLTRDTSSPKAIELERAGAELVYGDLNKPDTLVNAMQDCYGVYGVTNYWEHYDKEFQQGRNLVNAVKKTDIKHFVLHTLPSYSILSEGKYPTPHCDIKAQLQLYTISQSIPATFLQVAFYYENFLNYFPLIRHDDGSYHFGFPQGDTRLAMVSVEDVGGMVAAIFDHPKEYTGRVVGAVGADETCETYAAILSNVLGKAVCYDYIPREQYAGFGFPGAEELANMFEVQRLHIKGRQLDLIESYALNPAMQSFVGWVSKHKYQFLAAMNNGEQVLI
- a CDS encoding sensor histidine kinase; amino-acid sequence: MTIQLPQYTGKDYLVLAMVLLPFTILMNSIVFGTMYYSGLPLFLEATLITGLAFVLDFTLCGFIAVLLKERFPDENQAGRKLSLMIITFLVVSGLFLLLLFKGYEIINFHGYTFNERGFIWAYVFQGILNIFLTFLFEGIAHFQNWQANLRETEELQKAYQQGQLQGLKSQVNPHFLFNSLNSLSSLIQDDEEEAELFLDEMTKVYRYMLRNSEDQLVPVQTEIKFLESYIYLLTKRYGEGLLVTIEIDPDDLEKMLPPLALQVLIESAFTQNMTSKASPLRIDIYSENQQLLVRNIIQPKVVKDTFDDELGLDNLVKKYMLLNRSAVVIDCCSTHRVVRLPLIAKKEEVLV
- a CDS encoding sensor histidine kinase, encoding MKPWYTPTKLQRYAFYSAVPVVDILINYILFDDRLFREIKIWIISVPLVFFLGWVTWRTQTLSGNFIRFKLPQLKQTFRRISILSVCSIPVMAFSLYLVFYLYANFRILEYRFNNEDILLGVGFLSGISIIFETLFEADFILNKYKESVQERKQMEHLSMLTEFEILKNQVNPHFLFNCFNTLSSLIGEDKRRAEQFLDELSKVYRYLLRNNEDGLSTLENEIKFIQSYFLLLKTRYGESVQMNTDIDKKYSGYLLPSLSLQLLVENAVKHNILSKTNPLLIDILTTAGNQLVVNNNMQRRAVKAPGNKIGLENIRAKYQLLNREGFQVMEDEHNYTVVLPLIWNNQEGPRSIFLNELKTI